From Dietzia sp. ANT_WB102, a single genomic window includes:
- a CDS encoding HU family DNA-binding protein, with amino-acid sequence MNKADLIAELADRMGGDQQLATEALENTLDIIVRTVASGESITIMGFGIFEKKARAARVARNPHTGESIPVPPTYSPVFRPGQYFKSVIQGSEELPEDRLAAKRSSSHRSFGGLRENGMNHRQRVS; translated from the coding sequence GTGAACAAGGCCGACCTGATCGCCGAGCTGGCGGACCGGATGGGCGGAGATCAGCAGCTCGCCACCGAGGCGCTGGAGAACACTCTCGACATCATCGTCCGGACGGTAGCGTCCGGGGAATCCATCACGATCATGGGTTTCGGCATCTTCGAGAAGAAGGCGCGCGCGGCTCGGGTCGCCCGTAACCCCCACACGGGTGAGTCCATTCCGGTTCCGCCCACCTACTCGCCGGTGTTCCGGCCGGGTCAATACTTCAAGTCCGTCATCCAGGGCTCGGAGGAGCTTCCGGAGGACCGGCTTGCCGCCAAACGCTCCAGCTCGCACCGGTCGTTCGGTGGGCTGAGAGAGAACGGCATGAACCACCGGCAGAGAGTCAGCTGA
- a CDS encoding ABC transporter substrate-binding protein, with product MTTRRDLLRLAFSGGLSLAGLAACGADGRSTTSPTSTSSGPLTPPSPIRTPTPDVPPRRLVALSSADLDVLRVLDLEPTAAWAVDGTGPRPWRDRPAPPSPDWDGPGAPSLKSLLPFGVDAFVMAAADATGPELRAYERLATVIVDAHGRPGWREHLDLVARAVDRDPSSAAERTGSALEQWAGAQRRIGVDALVVVIGTGARPDTPVATLAARSPFGAEIRALGFDVDDRPEPVAYRDLRRPGVQVVRVDPRDGDVVAAVRQPSVSSLPWVLERLVRGRRPA from the coding sequence GTGACCACTCGTCGTGACCTCCTCCGCCTGGCGTTCAGCGGCGGATTGTCCCTCGCCGGCCTCGCAGCGTGCGGTGCCGACGGGAGGTCGACGACGAGCCCGACCAGCACGTCGAGTGGCCCGCTGACACCGCCCAGCCCTATCCGTACGCCCACCCCGGACGTACCACCACGCCGTCTCGTCGCCCTCTCCTCGGCGGACCTCGACGTCCTACGGGTGCTCGACCTGGAGCCCACCGCCGCCTGGGCGGTCGACGGGACAGGTCCGCGTCCGTGGCGTGACCGGCCCGCGCCCCCATCGCCGGACTGGGACGGGCCCGGGGCGCCGAGTCTGAAGTCGCTCCTGCCGTTCGGAGTCGACGCCTTCGTCATGGCCGCGGCGGATGCCACTGGGCCCGAGCTCCGTGCGTACGAGCGCCTGGCCACCGTCATTGTCGACGCTCATGGGCGGCCCGGGTGGCGGGAGCATCTCGACCTGGTGGCTCGCGCCGTCGACCGCGATCCCTCGTCCGCCGCCGAACGGACCGGGAGCGCGCTCGAGCAGTGGGCTGGGGCGCAGCGTCGCATTGGAGTGGACGCCCTCGTCGTCGTCATCGGCACCGGTGCCCGGCCCGACACCCCGGTGGCCACCCTCGCAGCCCGGTCGCCATTCGGCGCCGAGATCCGGGCACTCGGTTTCGATGTGGACGACCGCCCCGAACCGGTCGCGTACCGGGACCTACGGAGGCCAGGGGTGCAGGTGGTCCGGGTGGACCCTCGCGACGGCGACGTGGTGGCGGCGGTACGTCAACCCAGCGTGAGCAGTCTGCCGTGGGTGCTCGAGCGGCTCGTCCGTGGGCGCAGGCCCGCCTAG
- the leuC gene encoding 3-isopropylmalate dehydratase large subunit, whose amino-acid sequence MSETEPAGARPRTLAEKVWDDHVVVKGEGDGESRGPDLLFIDLHLVHEVTSPQAFDGLRLAGRQLRRPDLTLATEDHNVPTDIVGGAVNLIADQTSRIQIETLRRNCEEFGVRLYPMGDLEQGIVHVVGPQLGLTQPGMTVVCGDSHTSTHGAFGSIAMGIGTSEVEHVMATQTLALRPFKTMAVTVTGELQPGVTAKDLILAVIAQIGTGGGQGYILEYRGEAIEKLSMEARMTICNMSIEAGARAGMIAPDQTTYDYLQGRPHAPIGAEWDEAVRYWDSLRTDDDAVFDTEVVIDGSALTPFVTWGTNPGQGVPLGSAVPHPESFTDESSRIAAESALEYMDLKGGTPMREIPVDVVFVGSCTNGRIEDLRAVAEVVDGHTLADGVRMLIVPGSMRVRKQAEEEGLDKVFTEFGAEWRQPGCSMCLGMNPDSLQPGQRCASTSNRNFEGRQGKGARTHLVSPSVAAATAVLGHFASPVDLEPAKGA is encoded by the coding sequence ATGAGTGAGACCGAGCCCGCGGGTGCGCGGCCCCGGACCCTAGCGGAGAAGGTCTGGGACGACCACGTGGTGGTCAAAGGTGAGGGCGACGGGGAGTCCCGCGGGCCCGACCTGCTGTTCATCGATCTCCACCTCGTGCACGAGGTCACGAGCCCGCAGGCCTTCGATGGTCTCCGGCTGGCCGGTCGACAGCTCCGCCGCCCGGACCTGACCCTGGCGACCGAGGACCACAACGTGCCTACCGACATCGTCGGTGGCGCGGTCAACCTCATCGCCGACCAGACCTCCCGCATCCAGATCGAGACGCTGCGTCGCAACTGCGAGGAGTTCGGTGTCCGGCTGTACCCGATGGGCGACCTCGAGCAGGGGATCGTCCACGTGGTGGGGCCGCAGCTCGGGCTGACCCAGCCCGGTATGACAGTGGTTTGCGGCGACTCCCACACCTCGACCCACGGGGCGTTCGGCTCCATCGCGATGGGCATCGGAACCTCCGAGGTCGAACACGTCATGGCTACCCAGACGCTGGCACTGCGCCCGTTCAAGACCATGGCCGTCACCGTCACCGGCGAATTGCAGCCCGGCGTCACCGCCAAGGATCTCATTCTGGCCGTCATCGCCCAGATCGGCACCGGCGGCGGACAGGGGTACATCCTCGAGTACCGCGGCGAGGCCATCGAGAAGCTCTCGATGGAAGCCCGGATGACCATCTGCAACATGAGTATTGAGGCCGGCGCCCGGGCCGGCATGATTGCTCCGGATCAGACGACCTACGACTATCTGCAGGGGCGGCCCCACGCGCCGATCGGCGCGGAGTGGGACGAGGCGGTGCGGTACTGGGACAGTCTCCGGACCGACGACGACGCGGTGTTTGACACCGAGGTCGTGATCGACGGCTCCGCCCTCACGCCCTTCGTCACCTGGGGGACCAACCCAGGCCAGGGCGTGCCGCTGGGCTCAGCCGTCCCACACCCGGAGTCGTTCACCGACGAGAGCTCACGGATCGCCGCCGAGAGCGCGCTGGAGTACATGGACCTCAAGGGCGGCACTCCCATGCGGGAGATCCCCGTGGACGTCGTGTTCGTCGGCTCGTGCACCAACGGTCGAATCGAGGACCTGCGCGCGGTTGCCGAGGTCGTCGACGGCCACACACTCGCAGACGGGGTCCGGATGCTGATCGTCCCCGGGTCGATGCGCGTGCGCAAGCAGGCCGAGGAGGAAGGCCTGGACAAGGTCTTCACCGAGTTCGGCGCCGAGTGGCGGCAGCCGGGATGTTCGATGTGCCTGGGTATGAACCCGGACTCCCTGCAGCCCGGGCAGCGCTGCGCGTCCACCTCAAACCGCAACTTCGAGGGACGCCAAGGTAAGGGGGCCCGCACCCACCTGGTCAGCCCGTCTGTCGCCGCGGCCACCGCGGTACTTGGGCACTTCGCCTCTCCCGTCGACCTTGAGCCCGCGAAGGGGGCATGA
- a CDS encoding fumarylacetoacetate hydrolase family protein has product MRLARIAHPQGFAFVEVRGDISDPSSLTCAEISEHPFGTPEFTGREWPLADVRLLAPILASKIVCVGKNYADHAEEMGSQAPTEPLIFLKPNTSVVGPEAAIAYPPSSERVDHEGELAVVIGQPCRDVAASRAHEVILGYTCANDVTARDQQLSDGQWTRGKGYDSFCPLGPWIVTDLDPNGLDVRVTLTHSDGTSELRQDGNTSQFMHTVGEIIEYISRVMTLLPGDVILTGTPAGVGPMLPGDRVTVEIEGIGSLTNPVIDR; this is encoded by the coding sequence ATGCGTCTCGCCCGTATCGCCCATCCGCAGGGTTTCGCCTTTGTCGAGGTCCGCGGGGACATCTCCGACCCGTCGTCGTTGACCTGCGCCGAGATCTCCGAGCACCCTTTCGGCACCCCCGAATTCACGGGTCGGGAATGGCCCTTGGCCGATGTGCGCCTGCTCGCCCCGATCCTGGCTTCCAAGATCGTGTGCGTCGGCAAGAACTACGCCGACCACGCCGAGGAGATGGGCTCGCAGGCCCCAACGGAGCCCCTGATCTTCCTCAAACCCAACACCTCGGTCGTCGGACCCGAGGCAGCGATCGCCTATCCGCCGAGCTCCGAGCGAGTCGATCACGAGGGCGAGCTCGCCGTCGTGATCGGGCAGCCGTGCCGGGACGTCGCCGCCTCGCGCGCCCACGAGGTAATCCTCGGCTACACCTGCGCTAACGATGTCACCGCCCGGGACCAGCAGCTCTCGGACGGCCAATGGACACGAGGCAAGGGCTATGACTCGTTCTGCCCGCTGGGCCCGTGGATCGTCACTGACCTGGACCCCAACGGATTGGACGTACGAGTCACTCTCACCCACTCCGACGGCACGTCCGAGCTGCGACAGGACGGCAACACCTCGCAGTTCATGCATACAGTCGGCGAGATCATCGAGTACATCAGCAGGGTCATGACCCTGCTGCCGGGCGACGTGATCCTCACGGGCACCCCGGCAGGAGTCGGCCCCATGTTGCCCGGTGACCGTGTGACGGTCGAGATCGAGGGCATCGGTTCACTTACCAATCCCGTGATCGACAGGTAG
- the gltX gene encoding glutamate--tRNA ligase, whose translation MTASNVRVRFCPSPTGTPHVGLVRTALFNWAHARHTGGAFVFRIEDTDAARDSEESYQALLDALRWLGLDWDEGPEVGGPFAPYRQSERRELHLDVVRRLVEAGEAYESFSTPEEVEARHRAAGRDPKLGYDGYDRDLTEEQKQAFRDEGRGAVIRLRMPDEDLSWDDLVRGKTVFRAGTVPDFALTRANGIPLYTLVNPVDDALMKITHVLRGEDLLSSTPRQIALYHALIRIGVADEVPEFGHLPFVMGDGNKKLSKRDPESDLFLHRDRGMLPEGLLNYLALLGWGLSEDRDVFSLQEMVDAFDIRQVNANPARFDQKKADAINAEHIRQLPAEEFARRLREYLVAHPAEDGLTIPEDFDGQRWAMVADLLQTRIVVLSDAWKLIRFLLVEESAFTVDAQSAAKNLKAESREVVDAAIAALDVLEEWTTPAIEAALSGALVENLGIKPRKAYGPVRVAVTGSHISPPLFESLELLGREVTLSRLRSAPVAD comes from the coding sequence ATGACTGCCTCGAACGTTCGCGTCCGCTTCTGTCCGTCACCCACCGGAACCCCTCATGTGGGGCTTGTCCGCACGGCCCTATTCAACTGGGCTCACGCCCGGCATACCGGCGGTGCTTTCGTCTTCCGCATCGAAGACACCGACGCCGCCCGAGATTCGGAGGAGTCGTACCAGGCTCTCCTCGACGCGCTTCGGTGGCTCGGCCTGGACTGGGATGAGGGACCCGAGGTGGGTGGTCCGTTCGCGCCGTACCGGCAGTCTGAGCGACGCGAACTGCACCTGGATGTCGTGCGCAGGCTCGTCGAGGCAGGCGAGGCGTACGAGTCGTTCTCTACCCCGGAAGAGGTCGAGGCCCGCCACCGGGCCGCAGGGCGCGATCCCAAGCTCGGCTATGACGGCTACGACCGCGACCTCACGGAGGAGCAGAAGCAGGCATTCCGTGACGAGGGACGTGGCGCGGTGATCCGACTACGGATGCCGGACGAGGACTTGTCGTGGGATGACTTGGTCCGCGGTAAGACCGTGTTCAGGGCGGGAACCGTCCCGGACTTCGCGCTCACGCGCGCAAACGGGATCCCGCTCTACACGTTGGTGAACCCGGTCGACGATGCGCTGATGAAGATCACACACGTCCTTCGGGGAGAGGACTTGCTCAGCTCCACCCCGCGACAGATCGCGCTGTACCACGCCCTGATCCGTATCGGCGTGGCGGACGAGGTGCCGGAGTTCGGGCATCTGCCATTCGTGATGGGCGACGGCAACAAGAAGCTGTCCAAGCGAGACCCCGAGTCGGACCTGTTCCTCCACCGCGATCGCGGCATGCTGCCGGAGGGGCTGCTCAACTACCTGGCTCTGCTCGGGTGGGGGCTGTCTGAGGACCGCGATGTGTTCTCTCTTCAGGAGATGGTCGACGCTTTTGACATCCGCCAAGTCAATGCCAACCCGGCTCGCTTCGACCAGAAGAAGGCCGACGCCATCAATGCCGAGCATATCCGGCAACTGCCGGCGGAGGAGTTCGCCCGCCGCCTGCGCGAGTACCTCGTGGCGCATCCCGCCGAGGACGGCCTGACCATCCCGGAGGATTTCGACGGGCAGCGGTGGGCGATGGTCGCCGACCTGCTTCAGACCCGCATCGTGGTTCTATCCGACGCGTGGAAGCTCATCCGGTTCCTTCTCGTGGAGGAATCGGCGTTCACGGTCGACGCCCAGTCGGCGGCAAAGAACCTCAAGGCCGAGTCCCGGGAGGTTGTTGACGCGGCGATAGCTGCCCTCGACGTGCTCGAGGAGTGGACCACGCCGGCCATTGAGGCCGCGCTGTCGGGCGCGCTGGTGGAGAACCTGGGCATTAAGCCGCGCAAGGCCTACGGCCCGGTCAGGGTGGCGGTCACGGGTTCGCACATCTCGCCGCCGTTGTTCGAGTCGCTCGAGTTGCTCGGCCGCGAGGTCACACTGTCTCGTCTACGGTCCGCGCCCGTCGCCGACTGA
- a CDS encoding MDR family MFS transporter, with protein MSQTDTRTTIAPPGPTPDPAPSQTTHNVPLVFTSLLLGMLVVSLGQMIFATALPTIVADLGGVDRMSWVITAYLLTMTIGLPVYGKLGDQIGRKPLFVTAILLFSAGSLLGALAWNIEILIAARAVQGLGGGGLMVLSQAIVADVVPARRRGRYMGIMGAVFGLSSVLGPLLGGFFTEGPGWRWALWFNLPVCLIALAVAVIWLRLPKRGSGRRTDWPGTILMATGTTALILLSSWGGNRYDWADPIILAMGALFLACAIAFVLVELRSEHPLIPMTLFAQRNFSVATGAGLLVGVAMFGCMAYLPTYIQMVHGLGPTAAGLMMTPMMAGMMGTSIVVGNIVSRTGRYKWYPVVGTVIMAVGLWLVGSLEAGDSLVHLGVVLFVFGFGLGLAMQLLVLIVQNTFPISMVGTATASNNFFRQIGGTMGSAIVGSLFVSRLAGLMGERVPAAAAELGAEGAAVAETFSNGSGAANSMSPEILSGLPGPLHDAIVGSYNDALVPIYHVMVPLILVATVLLLFVREDTLKETVD; from the coding sequence ATGAGCCAAACCGACACTCGCACCACAATCGCGCCGCCAGGTCCCACACCAGACCCCGCCCCGTCCCAGACAACTCACAACGTGCCGCTGGTATTCACCTCCCTACTCCTGGGGATGCTCGTCGTCTCCTTAGGGCAGATGATCTTCGCGACCGCGTTACCGACGATCGTTGCCGACCTCGGTGGCGTGGACCGGATGAGCTGGGTTATCACCGCCTACCTGCTCACTATGACGATCGGCCTGCCCGTCTACGGCAAGCTCGGGGACCAGATCGGGCGCAAACCCCTCTTTGTGACCGCGATCCTGTTGTTCTCGGCCGGTTCGCTTCTCGGAGCGCTGGCCTGGAACATCGAGATCCTGATCGCGGCCCGGGCCGTGCAGGGACTCGGCGGTGGTGGACTGATGGTGCTCTCCCAGGCGATCGTTGCCGACGTCGTCCCCGCCCGCCGGCGTGGCCGGTACATGGGCATCATGGGCGCGGTCTTCGGACTGTCTTCAGTCCTCGGCCCCCTGCTCGGCGGATTCTTCACCGAGGGCCCCGGATGGCGCTGGGCGTTGTGGTTCAACCTCCCTGTTTGCCTGATCGCGCTCGCCGTGGCCGTCATCTGGCTACGACTGCCCAAACGCGGCAGCGGGCGCCGCACCGACTGGCCCGGCACGATTCTCATGGCTACGGGCACCACTGCCCTGATCCTCCTCTCCTCGTGGGGCGGCAATCGCTATGACTGGGCGGACCCGATCATCCTCGCCATGGGCGCACTGTTCCTCGCCTGCGCAATCGCGTTCGTCCTGGTCGAGTTGCGCTCGGAGCACCCGCTGATCCCGATGACGCTCTTCGCCCAGCGAAACTTCTCGGTGGCCACCGGGGCCGGACTCCTCGTAGGTGTCGCGATGTTCGGCTGCATGGCGTACCTGCCCACCTACATCCAGATGGTCCACGGCCTCGGCCCCACTGCCGCCGGCCTGATGATGACACCAATGATGGCCGGCATGATGGGAACCTCCATCGTCGTGGGCAACATTGTCAGCCGCACCGGCCGATACAAGTGGTACCCGGTGGTCGGCACCGTGATCATGGCCGTGGGGCTGTGGCTCGTCGGCTCACTGGAAGCCGGGGACTCACTGGTCCATCTGGGCGTGGTGCTGTTCGTGTTCGGATTCGGGCTCGGCCTGGCCATGCAGCTACTCGTGCTGATCGTCCAGAACACCTTCCCGATCAGCATGGTCGGCACCGCCACCGCATCGAACAACTTCTTCCGCCAGATCGGCGGAACCATGGGTTCGGCGATCGTGGGGTCACTCTTCGTCAGCCGGCTCGCCGGCCTCATGGGCGAGCGGGTGCCCGCCGCCGCGGCCGAGCTCGGCGCCGAGGGCGCTGCGGTTGCCGAGACATTCTCCAACGGCTCGGGGGCCGCCAACTCGATGAGCCCCGAGATCCTCTCCGGACTGCCGGGTCCCCTTCACGATGCGATCGTCGGATCCTACAACGACGCACTCGTGCCGATTTACCACGTCATGGTGCCGCTCATCCTGGTCGCCACCGTGTTGTTGCTGTTCGTTCGCGAGGACACACTCAAGGAGACAGTGGACTGA
- a CDS encoding isochorismate synthase MenF, producing MASGPHPDVARPVTAPDFLLSRPTGSLRTQGAVNSFRDPADAALALRSGASGLVVGAFGFEPDAPAALVEPDVVVRVDGPLEPPAYFRGMRTRARVVEEIPTAREHRTRVSTAIASVRSGGIDKVVLARAVRLASDEPIDPHAVCAALIDSSPAADGYLVDLSPAGGAHVGRVLVGSSPELLVRRRGDLVECHPLAGSAPRSTDPATDQAAARALRASGKDASEHAFVVESLARALGPLCTELEIPDQPTLTSTREMWHLGTRIRGRIADPRTTSLDLALAVHPTPAVCGTPTDEARRLIAAIEGNRGFYAGAVGWSDSSGDGDWMVTIRCAEIDADRYGAVAWAGGGLVADSEPDDEVAETGAKLRTVLRAFGAF from the coding sequence GTGGCGTCTGGGCCCCACCCTGACGTCGCGCGCCCGGTGACCGCACCGGACTTCCTGTTGTCCCGACCGACCGGATCGTTGCGCACCCAGGGCGCGGTCAACTCGTTCAGGGATCCAGCAGACGCGGCCCTGGCACTCCGGTCGGGGGCCAGTGGGCTAGTCGTGGGGGCGTTCGGTTTCGAACCCGACGCTCCCGCCGCCCTCGTGGAACCCGACGTCGTGGTGCGCGTCGACGGCCCACTAGAGCCCCCCGCCTACTTCCGTGGGATGCGGACGAGAGCCCGAGTGGTCGAGGAAATCCCTACGGCCCGGGAGCATCGCACCAGGGTCTCGACCGCGATCGCGAGTGTCCGCTCCGGCGGCATCGACAAGGTAGTACTGGCCAGGGCGGTCCGTCTGGCCTCCGACGAGCCGATCGACCCCCACGCGGTGTGTGCGGCCCTCATCGACTCCAGCCCGGCAGCGGACGGATACCTGGTTGACCTCTCCCCCGCCGGTGGCGCCCATGTCGGCCGGGTCCTCGTGGGCTCGAGCCCCGAGCTGCTGGTCCGTCGCCGCGGAGATCTGGTGGAGTGCCATCCACTCGCGGGCTCCGCACCCCGATCCACCGACCCCGCGACCGACCAGGCGGCCGCCCGCGCGCTACGGGCCTCGGGAAAGGATGCCTCCGAGCACGCCTTCGTGGTGGAATCGCTGGCACGGGCACTCGGACCACTCTGCACGGAACTGGAGATCCCCGACCAGCCGACCCTCACCTCCACTAGAGAGATGTGGCACCTCGGCACTCGTATCCGCGGGCGTATCGCCGATCCCCGCACGACGTCACTCGACCTCGCCCTCGCGGTCCACCCGACGCCGGCGGTGTGCGGGACGCCGACGGACGAGGCCCGGAGGCTGATCGCGGCGATCGAGGGAAACCGGGGGTTCTACGCCGGGGCAGTGGGATGGTCCGACTCCAGTGGCGACGGCGATTGGATGGTCACCATCCGGTGCGCCGAGATAGACGCGGACCGATACGGGGCGGTCGCCTGGGCAGGCGGCGGCCTGGTCGCGGACTCGGAGCCCGACGACGAGGTGGCCGAAACCGGCGCCAAACTCCGCACCGTGCTACGGGCATTCGGCGCTTTCTAG
- a CDS encoding IclR family transcriptional regulator, with product MRQYSGIGVLDKAMTMLDAVAEQPCVLSELCERTGLPRATAHRLAVGMEIHQLLSRDDAGVWSLGPGLAKLAAHASDSLAEAASSVLPRLREATEESVQVYRRDGDRRICVASAEPPTGLRDTVPVGAVLPMTGGSGAKVLAAWADPATQRTLLTDATYTERQLAEVRRRGWAQSVAEREAGVASISAPIRDSTGTVVAAISVSGPVDRIGRRPGTKWAADLLAAADAIHKRL from the coding sequence GTGAGACAGTATAGCGGGATCGGAGTCCTCGACAAAGCGATGACGATGCTCGACGCCGTGGCCGAGCAGCCTTGCGTGCTGTCCGAACTCTGCGAGAGGACGGGCCTGCCGCGCGCGACCGCCCACCGGCTCGCGGTGGGAATGGAGATCCACCAGCTCCTCTCTCGCGACGACGCCGGGGTATGGAGTCTGGGGCCCGGACTGGCTAAACTCGCCGCCCACGCATCCGACTCCCTGGCCGAGGCTGCATCCTCCGTCTTGCCCCGCTTGCGCGAGGCCACCGAGGAGAGTGTCCAGGTGTACCGCCGGGACGGCGACCGACGCATCTGCGTGGCCTCGGCCGAGCCCCCGACGGGCCTGCGAGACACGGTCCCGGTCGGCGCGGTCCTGCCCATGACGGGGGGATCGGGAGCCAAGGTACTGGCAGCCTGGGCGGACCCCGCGACCCAGCGCACGCTACTCACGGACGCGACCTACACCGAACGCCAGCTCGCCGAGGTCCGGCGTCGCGGCTGGGCACAATCAGTGGCCGAGCGTGAGGCGGGCGTCGCCTCCATCTCGGCACCCATCCGGGATTCCACCGGGACCGTCGTCGCCGCGATCTCCGTGTCCGGCCCGGTCGACCGCATCGGCCGTCGCCCCGGCACGAAATGGGCCGCCGATCTTCTCGCCGCCGCCGACGCAATCCACAAGCGGCTCTAA
- the leuD gene encoding 3-isopropylmalate dehydratase small subunit yields MEPIITHTGIGAPLRRSNVDTDQIIPAEYLKRVTRTGFEDGLFSSWRAHEPDFVLNRAPYDRASVLVAGPDFGTGSSREHAVWALMDFGFRVVISSRFADIFRGNSGKSGLVAAQMEQENVELLWKVMDERPGIELTVDLVSRTVTAGDVTVPFDIDDDTQWRLMEGLDDIGLTLRQADQIDEFESHRPAFKPITTPR; encoded by the coding sequence ATGGAGCCGATCATCACCCACACCGGCATCGGCGCCCCGCTGCGCCGCTCCAATGTGGACACCGACCAGATCATCCCGGCCGAGTACCTCAAGCGGGTCACACGCACCGGATTCGAGGACGGGCTCTTTTCTTCCTGGCGTGCCCACGAGCCGGACTTCGTCCTCAATCGAGCGCCGTATGACCGCGCGTCCGTCCTCGTGGCCGGTCCGGACTTCGGCACCGGGTCCTCCCGCGAGCACGCGGTGTGGGCGCTGATGGATTTCGGCTTCCGCGTGGTCATCTCGTCCCGCTTCGCGGACATCTTCCGCGGAAACTCCGGTAAGTCCGGTTTGGTCGCCGCCCAGATGGAGCAGGAGAATGTCGAGCTCCTGTGGAAGGTCATGGACGAGCGACCGGGAATTGAACTGACGGTGGACCTGGTGTCACGCACGGTCACGGCCGGTGACGTCACGGTGCCGTTCGACATCGACGACGACACGCAGTGGCGGCTGATGGAGGGGCTCGACGACATCGGACTCACGCTGCGTCAAGCCGACCAGATCGACGAGTTCGAGAGCCATCGACCGGCGTTCAAGCCGATCACCACCCCGCGGTGA
- a CDS encoding NUDIX hydrolase yields the protein MSKNVGKSKVRVVPAAGAVLYRMDGPSPVCAVVHRPRYDDWSLPKGKVDAGESLPVTAVREIGEETGFTAVLVSRIGTTAYPLKENTRKEVTYWAALAREGNFEPNSEVDEIRWLSVDRAKELVSYPLDRKVLSRFAAAPTAETVLLVVRHAKAGNRSQWSGNDDLRPLDKSGRAQAEMLAPMLRAFGGRRLYSAPRVRCEQTLAPLADELGVEVAVEPALTDEAYLDDPLTAVARLAAIAAGDGVGVVCSQGTAIPGMIRDLAGPVGIDVGEASTKKAGVWALGFNGAELAYADYYPSPLPLF from the coding sequence ATGAGTAAGAACGTGGGTAAGTCGAAGGTCAGGGTCGTCCCGGCGGCGGGTGCGGTGCTGTATCGGATGGACGGGCCGTCCCCGGTGTGCGCTGTGGTGCACCGGCCGCGCTACGACGACTGGTCACTCCCCAAGGGCAAGGTAGACGCCGGGGAATCGTTACCGGTCACAGCCGTTCGAGAGATCGGCGAGGAGACCGGCTTCACCGCTGTCCTCGTGTCCCGGATCGGAACCACGGCGTACCCGCTGAAGGAGAACACCCGCAAGGAGGTCACCTACTGGGCGGCGTTGGCCCGCGAGGGGAATTTCGAACCGAACTCCGAGGTTGACGAGATCCGTTGGCTCTCGGTCGACCGGGCCAAGGAACTGGTCTCGTACCCGCTGGACCGTAAGGTCCTCAGCCGTTTCGCCGCCGCCCCGACGGCCGAAACTGTGCTCCTCGTTGTCCGGCACGCCAAGGCCGGCAACCGGAGCCAGTGGAGCGGCAACGACGATCTGCGGCCACTCGACAAGTCAGGGCGGGCGCAGGCCGAAATGTTGGCTCCCATGCTGCGGGCATTCGGGGGTCGCCGGTTGTACAGCGCCCCCCGGGTCAGATGCGAACAGACGCTCGCACCCCTTGCTGACGAGCTCGGGGTGGAGGTCGCCGTCGAACCGGCACTGACCGACGAGGCCTACCTCGACGATCCCCTGACCGCCGTCGCCCGTCTGGCCGCGATCGCCGCGGGTGACGGCGTCGGCGTCGTCTGCTCACAGGGGACCGCCATCCCCGGGATGATCCGGGACCTCGCCGGGCCGGTCGGGATCGACGTTGGCGAGGCGTCCACCAAGAAGGCCGGTGTGTGGGCTCTGGGATTCAACGGTGCAGAACTTGCCTACGCCGATTACTACCCCAGCCCGCTACCGCTGTTCTGA
- a CDS encoding TetR/AcrR family transcriptional regulator yields MTSPELDSLRDRKRRATMVSIENAATSLVLEHGFDAVTVDQICAAAEVSKRTFFNYVPTKEAAVIGATPEDVPDEDRAAFLARTQQDVLEGLLRLYLSTFAAARTANTDQTATLIQRRRAIYRAEPDLGAARMTASSRLQLRMVDLVTAHLERNPALRRLPGVPPEAEARACMALVAASASLGLSIWLDRESATFSDLDDDCAAALRQLALLATATTTIPPPTTDQSTASSSRTANSTSNFTGRPA; encoded by the coding sequence ATGACTTCCCCGGAGCTCGACTCGTTGCGCGATCGGAAGCGCCGCGCCACGATGGTGTCCATCGAGAACGCGGCTACCTCCCTCGTCCTCGAGCACGGTTTCGACGCGGTGACGGTCGACCAGATCTGCGCCGCCGCCGAGGTCTCCAAACGGACGTTCTTCAACTACGTCCCCACCAAGGAGGCGGCCGTCATCGGTGCCACCCCCGAGGACGTCCCCGATGAAGACCGCGCCGCCTTCCTCGCCCGCACCCAGCAGGACGTCCTGGAGGGCCTGCTCCGCCTCTACCTCTCGACGTTCGCTGCGGCACGCACTGCGAACACGGACCAAACCGCCACGCTGATCCAACGCAGGCGCGCCATCTACCGCGCGGAACCCGACCTCGGCGCCGCCCGGATGACCGCCTCGTCCCGACTGCAACTCCGCATGGTGGATCTCGTCACGGCGCACCTCGAGCGCAATCCTGCACTGCGTCGGCTTCCCGGGGTGCCCCCCGAAGCCGAGGCCCGCGCGTGCATGGCACTGGTCGCCGCGTCGGCCAGCCTTGGCCTGTCCATCTGGCTGGACCGTGAGTCGGCCACATTCTCCGACCTCGACGACGATTGCGCGGCCGCACTGCGACAGCTCGCGCTGCTCGCCACCGCAACGACGACCATCCCCCCGCCCACTACGGACCAATCCACCGCCTCTTCGTCCCGCACCGCTAACTCCACCTCAAACTTCACCGGGAGACCCGCATGA